One window of Pseudomonas sp. ML2-2023-3 genomic DNA carries:
- a CDS encoding amino acid permease, which produces MTTASKTKTYMSWLTICFMMVAAVASIRSLPSMAVYGLGSVFLYIIPALLFFIPVSLVASELGTGWNGGIYGWVRQAYGDRPGFFIMWFMWVQVVVWYPIVLGFGASTMAYLINPELAKSGVFTASVIIVLYWLSTFVALNGLTTLSKLTSWFMLLGTALPAALLVLLGVAWLVLGHKSATPLTWDALIPAIFDTHSTVRTGSHNLHPDLWREFTGAITGLVLIVSNFLAFAGIEMNAIHARELRNPQKEMPRAILLAFFMILLVFIPPTVAISLVVPADSTSLTAGVIQAYAAFFAGFNMPWATPIMAILLIIGALGGVLAWTAGPSTGLLFVGKAGMLPPVMQKVNSKGVQKNILYLQAVIVTLLSTIYIFLDNVSDAFWMISAMAALMYLIIYVFMFMAAMKLRKTQPNVKRGYVLKGLHGWCFLGLFSTCVALIFGFIPPNNFSSMPFFEYAGILLLGLVVAGVPPFIFYALRKPSWQMVPKAESDQYSAALQDLQDADNKAATASASASTPPASAAPAT; this is translated from the coding sequence ATGACTACCGCCAGCAAAACCAAAACTTACATGTCATGGCTCACCATCTGCTTCATGATGGTTGCCGCGGTTGCCAGTATCCGTTCACTGCCCAGCATGGCCGTGTATGGCCTGGGCTCGGTTTTTCTCTACATCATTCCGGCACTGCTGTTTTTCATCCCCGTATCGCTGGTTGCTTCTGAGCTGGGAACCGGCTGGAACGGCGGGATTTATGGCTGGGTCAGACAAGCCTACGGCGATCGGCCAGGCTTTTTCATCATGTGGTTCATGTGGGTCCAAGTGGTTGTCTGGTACCCGATCGTGCTTGGATTTGGCGCCAGTACCATGGCGTATCTGATCAACCCGGAACTGGCCAAAAGCGGGGTATTCACGGCCTCCGTCATTATTGTCCTGTATTGGTTATCGACATTTGTCGCCCTCAATGGCCTGACGACACTGTCGAAACTGACGTCATGGTTCATGTTGTTGGGCACCGCATTGCCTGCAGCATTGCTGGTTCTGCTCGGCGTAGCCTGGCTGGTACTGGGGCATAAATCCGCAACGCCGCTCACCTGGGATGCGTTGATTCCGGCCATTTTCGATACACATTCCACGGTCAGAACCGGCTCACACAATCTGCACCCGGATTTATGGCGAGAATTTACCGGCGCCATCACTGGCCTGGTTCTGATTGTGAGTAACTTCCTGGCGTTTGCGGGTATCGAAATGAACGCCATTCACGCCCGCGAGTTGCGTAACCCGCAAAAAGAAATGCCTCGGGCGATTCTTTTGGCCTTCTTTATGATCTTGCTGGTGTTTATCCCACCGACCGTGGCGATTTCACTGGTGGTTCCTGCTGACTCGACCAGCCTCACGGCAGGTGTTATCCAGGCTTATGCCGCCTTCTTTGCGGGCTTCAACATGCCGTGGGCAACACCGATCATGGCTATCTTGCTGATTATCGGAGCACTGGGCGGGGTCCTGGCCTGGACTGCCGGACCGTCCACCGGCCTGCTGTTCGTGGGCAAGGCCGGGATGCTTCCACCCGTGATGCAGAAAGTGAACAGCAAGGGCGTGCAGAAAAACATCCTGTACCTGCAGGCCGTTATCGTCACGCTGCTCTCGACTATCTATATCTTTCTCGACAACGTATCGGATGCGTTCTGGATGATCAGTGCGATGGCGGCGCTGATGTACCTGATCATTTACGTATTTATGTTTATGGCGGCCATGAAACTGCGCAAGACACAGCCCAACGTAAAACGTGGCTATGTGCTCAAGGGGCTGCATGGCTGGTGTTTCCTGGGGCTGTTCTCGACCTGCGTGGCGCTGATTTTCGGCTTTATTCCGCCCAATAATTTCAGCAGCATGCCGTTTTTCGAGTATGCGGGGATTCTGTTGCTCGGACTGGTCGTGGCCGGGGTGCCGCCGTTTATCTTCTATGCGTTGCGCAAACCGTCATGGCAGATGGTGCCCAAGGCCGAATCTGATCAATATTCTGCAGCCTTGCAGGATCTTCAGGACGCGGACAATAAGGCTGCTACCGCAAGCGCAAGTGCAAGCACGCCTCCTGCATCCGCAGCACCTGCAACCTGA
- the glsA gene encoding glutaminase A produces the protein MKQRPTTADSTVKQALEQALQRYSGNQHGKNASYIPYLASVPSHLFGISIMFCDGTHAEVGDTDYAFAIESISKVFTLAHVLDQVGPQALRSKIGCDPTGEPFNSVVALELHKGRPLNPFVNAGAMATVSLIEADSAQTRWAQIQATYNAFAGRELTVNDEVYQSEASSNQHNRGIAWLLQSYGYMYADPMQVCDVYTRQCSVAITCHDLVTMGASLANGGVNPITGKQVVAAKHVAPILSEMTLNGLYDTTGDWYYKVGLPGKSGVGGGILAVVPGVCAIAAFAPPLDVAGNSVRGQLAAEYLSRTLNLSLLH, from the coding sequence ATGAAGCAAAGACCCACGACCGCAGACAGCACGGTAAAACAGGCGCTGGAGCAGGCATTGCAACGGTATTCAGGTAATCAGCACGGCAAGAATGCCAGCTACATTCCTTACTTGGCCTCAGTGCCCTCCCACCTGTTCGGCATCAGCATCATGTTCTGTGATGGCACCCATGCCGAGGTAGGCGACACGGATTACGCCTTCGCCATCGAGTCGATTTCCAAGGTATTTACCCTCGCCCATGTGCTCGATCAGGTCGGGCCTCAGGCCTTGCGCAGCAAGATCGGCTGCGACCCGACCGGCGAGCCATTCAACTCGGTGGTTGCCCTGGAACTGCATAAGGGCCGACCGCTCAACCCCTTTGTGAACGCAGGCGCGATGGCCACAGTCAGCCTGATTGAGGCCGATTCTGCGCAAACTCGCTGGGCTCAGATACAGGCGACCTACAACGCTTTTGCCGGACGCGAACTGACAGTAAACGACGAGGTTTACCAATCCGAAGCCAGCAGCAACCAGCACAATCGCGGCATTGCCTGGCTGCTGCAAAGCTACGGGTATATGTACGCCGACCCCATGCAAGTGTGCGACGTATACACCCGCCAATGCTCGGTAGCGATTACCTGTCATGACCTGGTGACCATGGGCGCGAGCCTGGCCAACGGCGGCGTCAACCCGATAACTGGCAAACAGGTAGTGGCAGCCAAACACGTGGCACCCATCCTCTCCGAGATGACCTTGAATGGTCTGTATGACACCACTGGCGACTGGTATTACAAGGTCGGTCTACCGGGTAAAAGCGGGGTCGGTGGCGGGATTCTCGCGGTGGTTCCTGGCGTATGCGCCATCGCAGCCTTTGCTCCGCCACTGGATGTGGCAGGCAATAGCGTTCGCGGCCAGCTGGCCGCCGAATACCTCAGCCGCACGCTCAACCTGAGCTTGCTGCACTAA
- a CDS encoding glutamate decarboxylase, producing the protein MALHRIKHNSGTDPVFGSSELAHAAATKGFPEAEQSPREVYQLVHDELYLDGNARQNLATFCQTWEEDEVHKLMDLSIDKNMIDKDEYPQSAELENRCIHMLADLWHSPAAATTLGTSTVGSSEACMLSGLAALWRWRAVRKAAGKPASTPNMVCGPVQVCWHKFARYWDIEIREVPMSEGHWFMTPEDMLERVDENTIVVVPTFGQTFTGLYETVKPLSDALDDLEKSTGLSVDLHVDGASGAMLAPFCAPDILWDFRVPRVKSISTSGHKFGLAPIGAGWVVWRDAKELPEGLIFHVNYLGGDMPTFALNFSRPAGQIIAQYYNFLRLGREGYERIHSACYETAQFLARELVKIGPFEMLFNGDPQLGIPALTWRLKPGAKTTYSLYDLADRLRIRGWLVPAYSLPANVENVVVQRILVKQGMSIDMAKLLLADFVRDIKFFEEHQPHGFKGREAEAGNHAGR; encoded by the coding sequence ATGGCGCTGCACCGCATCAAGCACAACTCGGGCACCGATCCCGTTTTTGGTTCTTCAGAACTGGCTCACGCCGCTGCGACCAAGGGCTTCCCGGAGGCGGAGCAGTCGCCACGAGAGGTTTATCAGTTAGTCCACGATGAGCTGTACCTGGATGGCAACGCCCGCCAGAACCTCGCCACCTTCTGCCAGACATGGGAAGAGGATGAAGTCCACAAGCTGATGGATCTGTCGATCGACAAGAACATGATCGACAAGGACGAGTACCCGCAATCGGCGGAGCTGGAAAATCGTTGCATCCATATGCTGGCGGACCTATGGCATTCCCCGGCGGCGGCCACCACCCTCGGTACTTCCACCGTGGGTTCCAGTGAGGCCTGCATGCTCAGTGGCCTGGCTGCGTTGTGGCGCTGGCGTGCGGTGCGCAAAGCGGCTGGCAAGCCTGCGTCCACGCCGAATATGGTGTGCGGTCCGGTGCAAGTCTGTTGGCACAAATTTGCCCGTTACTGGGACATAGAAATTCGTGAAGTGCCGATGTCGGAAGGGCATTGGTTCATGACGCCAGAGGACATGCTGGAGCGGGTCGATGAAAACACCATCGTGGTGGTGCCGACCTTCGGGCAAACGTTTACCGGTCTGTATGAAACCGTAAAACCGCTGTCCGATGCCCTGGACGATCTGGAAAAAAGCACCGGCCTGAGTGTCGATCTTCACGTCGATGGTGCAAGTGGCGCCATGCTGGCGCCGTTCTGCGCGCCGGATATTCTGTGGGACTTCCGTGTGCCGCGGGTCAAATCCATCAGCACCTCCGGCCACAAGTTCGGCCTGGCACCGATAGGCGCGGGCTGGGTGGTTTGGCGCGATGCCAAGGAGTTGCCTGAAGGCCTGATCTTCCACGTGAACTACCTGGGCGGCGACATGCCGACTTTCGCCCTGAACTTTTCGCGTCCAGCCGGGCAGATCATTGCCCAGTACTACAACTTCTTGCGCCTGGGGCGTGAGGGGTATGAGCGTATTCATTCGGCGTGCTACGAAACGGCGCAGTTTCTGGCGCGAGAGCTGGTCAAGATCGGGCCGTTCGAGATGCTCTTCAACGGTGATCCGCAACTGGGGATTCCGGCGCTGACCTGGCGTTTGAAGCCGGGGGCGAAAACCACCTACTCCCTGTATGACCTGGCGGATCGCCTGCGCATACGTGGCTGGCTGGTGCCCGCGTACAGCTTGCCTGCCAATGTAGAAAACGTGGTTGTGCAGCGGATTCTGGTGAAGCAGGGGATGTCGATCGACATGGCCAAACTGTTGCTGGCCGACTTTGTACGGGATATTAAATTCTTCGAAGAGCATCAGCCCCACGGCTTTAAAGGCCGTGAAGCCGAGGCAGGAAACCACGCAGGGCGCTGA
- a CDS encoding NAD(P)/FAD-dependent oxidoreductase has product MTHRIVIVGGGAGGLELATRLGKTLGKRGKASVTLVDANLTHIWKPLLHEVAAGSLNSSEDELNYVAQAKWNHFQFQLGRMSGLDRELKKISLSATLDENGQELVPARDLSYDTLVIAVGSTTNDFGTKGAAEHCLFLDTRKQAERFHQQLLNHYLRAHAGQGDVLEQISVAIVGAGATGVELAAELHNAAHELAAYGLDRIKPENMHITLIEAGPRVLPALPDRIGGPVHKTLEKLGVTVLTNSAVSEVTAESLITKDGQVIPASLKVWAAGIRAPGFLQEIAGLETNRINQLVVRPTLQTTRDDNIFAFGDCAACPQPGTDKMVPPRAQAAHQQASLLAKSLKLRIEGTSQLPDYKYRDYGSLISLSSFSAVGNLMGSLMGTVMLEGWLARMFYISLYRMHQMALYGTFRTLMLMLGSRIGRGTEPRLKLH; this is encoded by the coding sequence ATGACCCATCGTATTGTTATCGTCGGCGGCGGCGCCGGCGGCCTGGAGTTGGCGACCCGCCTGGGCAAGACTCTGGGCAAGCGCGGCAAGGCCAGCGTCACGCTGGTCGATGCCAACCTGACCCACATCTGGAAACCGCTGTTGCATGAAGTCGCTGCCGGTTCACTGAACTCATCTGAAGACGAACTCAACTACGTCGCTCAAGCCAAATGGAATCACTTCCAATTTCAGCTGGGCCGTATGAGCGGGCTGGATCGTGAGCTGAAAAAGATCTCATTGTCGGCAACCCTCGACGAAAACGGTCAGGAGCTGGTGCCTGCTCGCGACCTGAGTTACGACACGCTGGTGATTGCAGTTGGCAGCACTACCAATGATTTCGGCACCAAGGGTGCGGCCGAACATTGTCTGTTCCTGGACACCCGCAAGCAGGCCGAGCGCTTTCATCAGCAATTGCTCAATCACTACCTGCGCGCTCACGCCGGGCAAGGTGATGTACTCGAGCAGATCAGCGTCGCCATTGTCGGCGCGGGCGCGACCGGGGTTGAACTGGCTGCCGAATTGCACAATGCCGCACACGAACTGGCGGCTTATGGCCTGGATCGCATCAAGCCTGAAAACATGCATATCACCCTGATCGAAGCCGGCCCACGGGTATTGCCCGCACTGCCGGATCGTATTGGCGGGCCTGTGCATAAAACCCTGGAAAAACTCGGCGTGACCGTCCTGACCAACTCTGCGGTGAGCGAAGTCACCGCCGAAAGCCTGATTACCAAGGACGGCCAGGTGATTCCTGCAAGCCTCAAGGTATGGGCTGCCGGGATTCGTGCACCGGGCTTTTTGCAGGAAATCGCAGGCCTGGAAACCAACCGCATCAATCAACTGGTGGTGCGCCCTACCCTGCAAACCACCCGCGATGACAATATTTTTGCCTTTGGTGATTGCGCGGCCTGCCCGCAGCCGGGCACCGACAAAATGGTTCCGCCTCGCGCCCAGGCGGCTCACCAGCAAGCCTCGCTGCTGGCCAAGTCGCTGAAACTGCGGATTGAAGGCACCTCGCAACTGCCGGATTACAAGTACCGCGATTATGGCTCGTTGATTTCACTGTCGAGTTTTTCGGCTGTGGGTAACTTGATGGGCAGCCTGATGGGTACTGTCATGCTGGAAGGCTGGTTGGCGCGGATGTTTTATATCTCGCTGTATCGCATGCACCAAATGGCGCTTTACGGCACCTTCCGGACCTTGATGCTGATGCTGGGCAGCAGGATCGGACGCGGCACCGAGCCGCGCCTGAAATTGCACTGA
- a CDS encoding DUF3094 family protein has product MPSRLNPDDLKHVEEYLQLPQHQVERRPFRPWLLLAIVVIVVIGMGLLSRLLSYLAL; this is encoded by the coding sequence ATGCCCAGCCGCCTGAACCCAGATGATCTGAAGCATGTCGAAGAGTACCTGCAACTGCCACAACATCAGGTTGAGCGCCGGCCTTTCAGGCCCTGGCTGCTCCTTGCAATCGTGGTGATAGTGGTGATCGGCATGGGCCTTTTGAGCCGCCTCCTGAGTTACCTGGCGCTATGA
- a CDS encoding MOSC domain-containing protein: MSPLQELIADVPQTGRVRWIGVRPESRADMLELDAVEARREAGLTGDHARPGARNARQVTLIQWEHIAVINSLLGRSGEHPVLAQDLRRNLVISGINLFSLKGRRFKIGQAIFETTGWCQPCARLEQRLGRGTFQAVRGHGGITARVIESGIIRLEDELRVEPLGPDGYASFHPG, from the coding sequence GTGAGCCCTCTGCAGGAGCTGATTGCTGACGTCCCGCAAACCGGTCGAGTGCGCTGGATCGGGGTGCGTCCCGAGTCACGCGCCGACATGCTTGAGCTGGACGCCGTAGAAGCCCGTCGCGAAGCCGGACTGACTGGCGATCATGCCCGGCCCGGCGCCCGTAATGCCCGACAAGTGACGCTGATTCAGTGGGAGCACATCGCCGTCATCAACTCCCTGCTGGGGCGATCCGGGGAGCATCCGGTCCTGGCCCAGGATTTACGACGCAATCTGGTGATCAGCGGAATCAACCTGTTCAGCCTCAAAGGCCGACGTTTCAAGATTGGCCAGGCCATTTTTGAAACCACTGGCTGGTGCCAGCCGTGTGCGCGACTGGAGCAGCGCCTGGGTCGGGGCACGTTCCAGGCAGTACGTGGCCACGGAGGAATCACGGCCCGGGTGATTGAAAGCGGGATCATTCGTCTGGAGGACGAACTGCGGGTCGAGCCATTGGGACCTGACGGCTATGCTTCTTTTCATCCCGGTTGA
- a CDS encoding DUF1780 domain-containing protein — MDDSDYLRLLTIQAEQANAFLSNARKWERERWVCQRLLQGLNIPYHNEDFIQASQEPPDVLFGDARFEVFFVLDEGRRLNDEWREELQRRRSAYSLSQLVRREARPKRIPASKLLQRLGPTLHKKANNYQERDIDLGQLDIIAFSSLKREVLDLNSHFPPPTEYLRQGWRSLSLVGPTFARVLFAQPDAPDFLRNNLGRSIIFDVGISL; from the coding sequence ATGGACGACTCAGACTATCTACGCTTGCTCACCATCCAGGCCGAGCAAGCCAATGCCTTTTTATCCAATGCCCGCAAATGGGAGCGTGAGCGTTGGGTTTGCCAGCGCCTGCTGCAAGGGTTGAACATTCCCTATCACAACGAAGACTTCATCCAGGCGAGCCAGGAGCCCCCGGACGTGCTGTTTGGTGATGCGCGCTTTGAAGTGTTCTTTGTGCTCGATGAAGGCCGGCGCCTGAACGATGAATGGCGCGAAGAGCTCCAGCGTCGCCGCAGCGCTTACTCCCTGAGCCAGCTGGTACGTCGCGAAGCGCGACCCAAGCGGATTCCGGCGAGCAAGCTGTTGCAGCGCCTGGGCCCTACCCTGCACAAAAAAGCCAACAACTACCAAGAGCGCGATATCGACCTGGGCCAGCTGGACATCATTGCGTTTTCCAGCCTCAAGCGCGAAGTCCTGGACCTCAACAGCCACTTCCCGCCTCCGACTGAATATTTGCGCCAGGGCTGGCGGTCGCTGTCACTGGTAGGGCCGACCTTTGCCCGCGTACTGTTTGCACAACCGGATGCGCCGGACTTTCTACGCAACAACCTGGGGCGCAGCATTATTTTCGATGTCGGTATCAGCCTGTGA
- a CDS encoding energy-coupling factor ABC transporter permease, producing MISTQVLSTPTMVIGWLIYVPVVLWAIWRAPWVELFSDTRRQHLLFGTVFGLFLLWLVRRDFEVGVSYHFIGLTVVTLLLDWPLAVVGALLAQAGLVLLGRQDLAAMGVNGVLLILLPIAVTEGCARIVERAQPRNPFVYIFCSGFFAAALAALLCVGAVLGVLWMDGLFVMPFWLEDFVGYLWLIIFPEAFINGMLVTALVVFCPEWLETFNRTRYLAAPGKDDGPE from the coding sequence ATGATAAGTACCCAGGTGTTATCCACGCCAACGATGGTGATCGGCTGGCTGATCTATGTTCCCGTTGTACTGTGGGCCATCTGGCGCGCGCCCTGGGTTGAGCTGTTTAGCGACACGCGTCGCCAGCACCTGTTGTTTGGCACGGTATTCGGGCTTTTTTTGCTGTGGCTGGTACGGCGCGACTTCGAAGTCGGGGTGTCGTATCACTTTATTGGCTTGACGGTGGTCACGTTGCTGCTCGACTGGCCGCTGGCGGTGGTCGGTGCGCTTCTGGCGCAAGCCGGGCTGGTGTTGTTGGGGCGTCAGGATCTGGCCGCCATGGGCGTCAATGGCGTGTTGCTGATTCTGTTGCCAATCGCCGTGACCGAAGGTTGTGCGCGCATTGTCGAGCGGGCGCAGCCGCGTAATCCCTTCGTCTATATCTTCTGCTCGGGTTTTTTTGCCGCAGCATTGGCGGCGTTGCTGTGCGTAGGGGCGGTGCTGGGGGTGTTGTGGATGGACGGGTTGTTCGTCATGCCGTTCTGGCTGGAGGACTTTGTCGGCTATCTGTGGCTGATCATCTTTCCCGAGGCGTTTATCAACGGGATGCTGGTCACGGCACTGGTGGTGTTCTGCCCTGAATGGCTTGAGACCTTCAACCGTACCCGCTACCTGGCGGCGCCGGGCAAGGATGATGGCCCCGAATAA
- the yacG gene encoding DNA gyrase inhibitor YacG: MTKPMTIDCPTCGTAVQWDTTNAFRPFCSDRCKLIDLGAWASEEHKIPVSPDAEDDLFSEDLSERLH; the protein is encoded by the coding sequence ATGACCAAACCTATGACCATAGACTGCCCGACGTGTGGCACAGCCGTGCAATGGGATACCACCAACGCTTTCCGCCCCTTTTGCTCGGACCGCTGCAAGCTGATTGACCTGGGTGCCTGGGCATCCGAAGAACACAAGATTCCGGTGAGCCCGGATGCTGAAGATGATCTGTTCTCAGAGGACCTGAGCGAACGCCTGCACTAA
- the coaE gene encoding dephospho-CoA kinase (Dephospho-CoA kinase (CoaE) performs the final step in coenzyme A biosynthesis.): MTPPSKPWILGLTGGIGSGKSAAAEHFAALGVHVVDADHAARWVVEPGRPALATIAEHFGDEVLQADGQLNRGALRNLIFSDPEQRRWLEALLHPLIREEIANNLAQAQSPYAILVSPLLIESGQYTTTQRVLVIDAPQAVQIQRTLLRDNTTEQQVQAILKAQASREDRLRHADDVLVNDNDLKALQTEVERLHNFYLTLRGGQP; encoded by the coding sequence ATGACTCCACCTTCCAAACCCTGGATTCTCGGGCTGACCGGCGGTATCGGTAGCGGCAAAAGTGCCGCCGCCGAACATTTTGCCGCGCTGGGCGTACACGTGGTGGACGCCGATCATGCTGCACGCTGGGTTGTCGAGCCGGGGCGCCCGGCGCTGGCCACAATCGCAGAGCATTTTGGCGATGAGGTGCTGCAAGCCGATGGGCAGCTCAATCGAGGCGCGCTACGCAACCTCATCTTTTCCGACCCTGAGCAACGCCGCTGGCTTGAGGCGCTGCTACACCCACTGATTCGTGAAGAGATCGCGAACAACCTGGCCCAGGCACAATCGCCCTACGCCATTTTGGTCTCGCCGCTGCTCATCGAGTCAGGGCAATACACCACAACCCAGCGCGTGCTGGTGATCGATGCGCCCCAAGCCGTGCAGATACAACGCACGTTATTGCGCGACAACACCACCGAGCAGCAGGTGCAGGCCATTCTCAAGGCTCAGGCCAGTCGCGAAGATCGCCTTCGCCACGCTGACGATGTGCTGGTCAATGACAACGATCTGAAGGCGTTGCAGACTGAGGTCGAACGCCTGCATAACTTTTATCTAACTTTGCGTGGAGGCCAACCATGA
- a CDS encoding A24 family peptidase: MMDFLTTEPDAFIACTLILGLLVGSFINVLVWRLPKMLAQDWQSQARELLDLPAPAEGPVYNLMLPRSHCPACQHSLRAWENIPLLSYLVLRGKCSSCKTAISLRYPLTELCCAILSAFVAWHYGFDVQAGCMLLLTWGLLAICLIDLDHQIVPDSLVLPLLWLGLLLNSFSTFTTLEQAVWGAALGYASLWSVFWVFKLITGKEGMGYGDFKLLAMLGAWGGFTVLPLTILLSSLLGALVGLSLLALRRANTSTPIPFAPYLAIAGWIALLWGGQITGFYWQISV, encoded by the coding sequence ATGATGGATTTTTTGACCACTGAACCCGACGCGTTCATCGCCTGCACCCTGATCCTGGGGTTGCTGGTGGGCAGTTTTATCAATGTGCTGGTGTGGCGTTTGCCAAAGATGCTTGCACAGGACTGGCAGTCCCAGGCCCGCGAACTGCTGGATCTGCCAGCGCCCGCCGAGGGCCCTGTGTATAACTTGATGTTGCCCCGCTCCCATTGCCCCGCATGCCAGCATTCACTGCGGGCCTGGGAGAACATTCCGCTGCTGAGCTACCTGGTGTTGCGGGGTAAGTGCTCGAGCTGCAAAACGGCTATCAGCCTGCGCTATCCATTGACTGAGCTGTGTTGCGCGATCCTGTCGGCGTTTGTTGCCTGGCATTACGGTTTTGACGTGCAAGCGGGTTGCATGCTCCTGCTAACGTGGGGGCTGCTCGCCATTTGCCTGATTGATCTCGACCATCAGATCGTACCCGACTCTCTGGTGCTTCCCCTGCTCTGGCTGGGGTTGTTGCTCAACAGTTTTTCCACGTTCACGACTCTGGAGCAGGCCGTATGGGGCGCGGCATTGGGCTACGCAAGCCTGTGGTCGGTGTTCTGGGTATTCAAGCTGATCACAGGCAAGGAAGGCATGGGCTATGGCGACTTCAAGTTGCTGGCCATGCTTGGCGCCTGGGGCGGGTTTACGGTTCTGCCCTTGACCATCCTGTTGTCCTCGCTACTGGGGGCGCTGGTGGGGTTGAGTCTTTTGGCCCTGCGCCGGGCCAATACCTCGACCCCCATCCCCTTTGCGCCGTATCTGGCAATTGCTGGCTGGATTGCATTGCTCTGGGGTGGTCAAATAACCGGCTTCTATTGGCAGATTTCGGTTTGA
- a CDS encoding type II secretion system F family protein: MATQAIKNKRYQWEGSDLKGSVISGQITADSHAMIRARLSRQGITVSKIRRHANRESPSGKSITTLDITLFTRQLATLISAGIPLLQALDVIAKGFEQRAMRQQVIELKQDIGAGTSLTAALRKKPACFDPLFCSLVEAGEQAGALDVLLRRVATHKEKTEALKKKLKKAMTYPVAVLLVALAVCSILLIEVVPQFQGVFHSFDAQLPVFTLWVIALSQTLQVYGLWLLGILGVTLAGLRHRYKNSIALRQRVDVWLLKLPVMGNLLHLTAMARFSRTLSTTLTAGVPLLEALNSVASATGNSQYKEAVLRLRQQVATGSQIHVAMSAAGVFPGMAVQMTAIGEESGTLDNMLDHVAAYYEGEVDTLVDNLTTLMEPVIMVVLGVMVGGLVIAMYLPIFNLGRVI; the protein is encoded by the coding sequence ATGGCAACACAGGCCATAAAGAACAAGCGCTACCAATGGGAGGGCTCTGACCTGAAGGGGTCTGTGATCAGCGGTCAAATCACGGCCGACAGCCACGCCATGATCCGGGCCCGTCTCAGTCGCCAAGGTATTACCGTTAGTAAAATCCGGCGCCATGCAAACAGGGAGTCTCCTTCAGGAAAATCCATTACAACACTGGATATCACTCTGTTCACGCGCCAACTGGCCACCCTGATCAGCGCTGGCATCCCGCTGCTTCAGGCACTGGACGTGATTGCCAAGGGGTTTGAACAACGGGCAATGCGCCAGCAGGTCATCGAGCTTAAGCAGGACATCGGCGCAGGGACCAGCCTGACGGCTGCGCTGCGCAAAAAGCCGGCCTGTTTTGACCCTCTGTTCTGCAGCCTGGTTGAAGCAGGCGAGCAAGCCGGGGCCCTGGACGTGCTACTGCGTCGCGTCGCCACCCACAAGGAAAAAACAGAAGCGCTGAAAAAGAAACTCAAGAAAGCCATGACCTATCCTGTCGCGGTACTGCTGGTGGCGTTGGCGGTGTGCAGCATTTTGTTGATTGAAGTGGTCCCGCAATTTCAGGGGGTGTTCCACTCATTCGACGCACAACTTCCCGTGTTCACCTTGTGGGTGATCGCCCTCTCGCAAACGCTGCAAGTCTACGGTCTGTGGTTGCTGGGCATTCTAGGCGTTACCCTTGCGGGCTTGCGGCATCGCTACAAAAACTCTATTGCATTGCGCCAGCGCGTTGATGTATGGCTGTTAAAACTGCCCGTCATGGGCAACTTGCTGCATTTGACGGCAATGGCCCGGTTTTCCCGCACGCTGTCGACCACCCTGACTGCCGGTGTGCCACTGCTTGAAGCGCTGAATTCGGTTGCCAGCGCCACTGGCAACAGCCAGTACAAAGAGGCCGTACTGCGCCTCAGGCAACAGGTGGCGACAGGCAGCCAGATCCATGTGGCCATGAGCGCAGCCGGAGTCTTTCCGGGCATGGCTGTGCAGATGACCGCCATTGGCGAAGAATCCGGCACACTGGACAACATGCTTGACCACGTAGCCGCCTATTATGAAGGCGAAGTCGACACCCTGGTCGATAACCTGACAACGTTGATGGAGCCGGTAATCATGGTGGTACTTGGAGTCATGGTTGGCGGGCTGGTCATCGCCATGTACCTGCCTATTTTCAACCTGGGTCGAGTGATCTGA